The genomic region CAGGAGATAGAGGACCTCTTCGAACTACCCTGTATGGCCAATATGGAGGAGCGGTTGCACGAGAAGAAGCCCGTGCGGAAGGATCTCTACAACTTTGCGCGGATGGTGATGTGGCTCCCGCAGTATCAGGATAGCAGCCTCGACGAGGTCGTCGCAGACCTCAAGGGCGTCTTCTCCCGGTGGCCGTGGTACGACAAACAGGAAACCGAGTACCAGATTCGCTACGAGTTCTCAAACACAATCGACGGCGACACCCCGTTGCCGATGAACTGCGATAACGACGATATGCAGCGCTACTGCATCGGCCAAGACCAGTGCCCCTACTCGATCTGGGGGAGTCTCCCGTTTCCGGACGAGATGTATGAGCAGGTTGTGGAGGAATCCGCCGGTCCCGCTGAGCAGTTCTGAACTACAGATTGCTGGCTCTATTGAAATACTATTGATTAGATACTAACCCTGGTGAGACAGCTGTTAGTCAGCGAGTGCTCATATTCCAACTTGAGCGCCTATTCAAAACAATGTATTCTCGTTGAACTTCACATCGACTGTTGTCGGGATCGCTGTCTTAACGACATCTTTGTCTTCTGGTGAGACCTCTCCGGTCAACCGAAGACATTCGTCTCCCCATTCTTGCGTGATTCGGCTCCCATCAAGATCTTTTACGGCTTTGTAGACAGTATTCTTTGCCCGCTCTACGTCATAGCCCTCTTCGAGATACGGCATCTCGATTGTAAATTCGACTGTTCGCCCTGCCGCATTACGACTGCTTAATGCCGAATCGTAGTTGTCCCAGTGATCTATAAAGTGGAGGTAGACTTCCTCCAGTTTCTCTTGCTGCGACTGGTGGTTTACACCCGGAGTAAGCTCGAAGCAGATGATGTCTTGGTAGTTCCCCGAGACGTGTGCTGTTTTGAGGCCTTTTAGGTTTTCACTCTTATATGACCCTTCTCTGATTGGATTCCGTATAATGCGGATTGTTTTCTTCCGATACGTATCGAATGAGCCACTCTGTTTGAGCTCTTCCAGCTGGGATTCGAATTTCTTGTCCCAATTTACGTCCCAAGGAACATCAGTCGGGAGTTGGCCCATCAGCTAGGAAAGAAGTCGTTCCATGTCGGCATCTTCCACGGGGTCTCTCTCTGGCTCTCGGGCCATATCCCTCTCATTCGGGGACATTATGACCTCGTCAATGTACTCGGCGAAATCCATATCCTCTCCGTATTCGTAGTTCTTCCAGAGCCACGTATTCTTCGCACGGTCAACAAGTTCGTCAGTACTCATCCGCTTCGTCTCCGAGTGTATCTTCCCGATTAGATAGGTCTTCTTCGGAGAGATATTCCCACCAGACAAAGTCGTCGCATACTGGCCATCCTCTCGGATCGATATACGACCCTCTTCAACTAATTCGTCTAGGACGTTTGTGATTGCCCGGGAGTAGGGACCGTAATCATACGGCATAAAATCCGCGTCCGTCAAGCGCTGCCCCGTCTTAATCGCAGTCGCTATCTCTCCGTAGAAGATAAGCTTCTGAATCCGCTTCTCGTAGAGGCCCTCATAGCGAGAGAGGAACTCTACGACTATTTCCTTCAGCTCCTGCTTATCGTCAGAGTCCAGCTCAAGCGGAGGGTCTTCGGACGCGCTAGGAGCCATGATTCTTACATCTCAATCTGTGTTACAGTGGCATAAGCTTGGTGTTGAGCCATTTTTCCGTGATTTCTCCTCAAACAGCATCTTCATCAAGCATCTATCCCAATCAACGTACTCACCGACTATCTGCTGTCACTCAGGTTTCTTCTCAGGAGCAGAGTCAGGAACAGTACATCACTATCGAAGAAATTCACGAGAAAATTAACCGGCTGATGACCTCAACAGAGGAGAAGGAGCGCATTGAGGAGCGTGTGGAGGAGTTTGAGTTGGAATTAGAAGACGAAAACCCCGATAAAGACAATATGCTTGATATCATCCCTTTCGTACGGGAAACGAGTACCCAACTGGCATCGAGATTGGGGATGGTAGCACTACAGCGCGGTGTTGACCTCCTTGACGCGATTTGAAAAATGCCCTTCAATACCGACGCAAGAGTTGGGGGAAGTAAAACTTAGTTCGACAACTGTAGCCACGTCAGATGAACGCGAAGTAAGTCTGAAAGACTGCGAGGAACGCTGGGTACACAATCGCCATCATTCCCATCATCCGAACCGCAGGAACGAACAGGTCGCGCCCCATCGACAGCGATAAGAAGCCATATTTTGGCTCGCGGACGTCGGGGTCAATCTCATCTGGAAGGTAGTCGGGCACCTTCTTTGCGTGGCTCTGGCCCATAACCGCGACGACCCGATCCCCGTTCCCCGCGACACCCTCAATTTTCTCGGCGATTTTCTTGTCGCGGTTGTCACCAGACTTCCGAGTCTCGTGAATTCGCAGTATGATGATTGGCCCAAGGCCGGCCATCAGTAGAGTCGCGGCGCCGTATACTTGCGCACCGAGAAGACCGAATAGTGCCGAGAGGAAGACGAGGAAGTAGAACAAGACAAACGCTGACGCTACCACCAGTTTGTGCGAATTCTCGATGAGGGCCGCGTCTGTCTCTCGGGTGTACACCACGTCTGCTCCTTGTCCCTTCGCTATGTCCACCAGCGTCTGGTGGTCGGTGTATAGAAAGCTAGCGAACAGGTACTCAAAGATCATCATCGCAATACCGAACCAGCCGTGGAGCCAGCCGACTTCAGTTTCATCCTGGCTCCCCTCAACCACGAGCGTATCAACTCCCTCGGCGAGGAGTTCTCGCTCTTCTTCGAAGTCGCCTCTGCTGGAGTGGACTTCCCCTTTGATCACTACGTCGCTCGTCGTTTTGAAGTAATTGCTACCACTCATGATAACCTCAAGGGTTCCACGCATCGACCTCTTTGTGTAGCCCTACGTAGAGGAGGCCGAGGATCCCAACAACTCCCACGAATGGGTTAGTGACGAAGAATCCGTAGAGCATTGGGCCAGCAAAAAACCCGGCTACGGTGGTGAAGGCGATAGACGCCGCCTTTCCGAACATGGCATCTGATTTTGTTCTGAATTGTCCACTCCGACCGTGGTAGCCCGCCCTCGACGTCTGCCCGAATAGTCGGGCATTAAACAGAACGCCGACGACAAATCCAACAATCGCACCTAGATAGACGACCTGAACTGACATCTGATCTTACCCCCCGCCACCACCGAAGATCATCGCACCGACACCGACTGCCGCCAGTGTGTAAGGGAGGGCGTCAGTCATCGCGTGCTTGACGGCGTTACCGTCATCCGGATTATGTCTATCCATCTGCACCGTGTGGTAGTCGTCGTATTCCCGAATCTGGAAGCTATCCGTAATCCGCTGGTCACGGTAAACCTTGTTCGCCCCCATGTGTAGTGACATCGGCGACTCCGTGAACTGTGGCGGTAGGCGCCCAGTGGCCACCTTTGGGATCTTGACTCTCTTGCCGTACTCCTGCTGAGCCATGTGGAAAGCGGCGTTCCACGAATGCGCTCTTTCCATCACGCTGGCGTATGTGAGGGTGTTACTTAGTAGTTTTCCTGATATTCTAGATGAAGAAGTCGTCATCAACTTCTTTTGAGTAGTAGTGTGGCTCACCACAGAATTGATGTTGTCTGACTTTATGATATAAGTAGTAGAATGGAACAATTAGGCGATGAGTTGGGCCGCCTCGGATGGGGAAAGTATGAATCAACTTGTTACCATGCGCTCGTAAAGTTTGGAGAAATGAAGGCGAGTCAGGTAGCAGCTCGGATCGACGCTCAACCCGCAAAGGTGTATCAGCCGCTAAACAGTCTTCATGAACAGGGATACGTCAAGGTTCGAGGAGAGAATCCGAAGCGGTATGTCGCTCAGAATCCCCGTCACGTAATCGAAAAAGAACGGGAGCGGTTCGAGGCAGAGTCGGACGAAATTCTCGAAAGTCTCGAAGAAGCGTGGGAAGTACAGATCGAACGGGGGCCCGACGCCGATGACTCCGCGTGGGTACTGTCTGGACAGGATGGTATGAATACCGAATTGAGGAACCTGATCGAGGATGCCGAGGATTCCATCATCGGATTCGATACTCGATTAGCCTGGGCCACCCGCGACGTAATTGAAGCAATCGAAGAGGCTCTGGAGAACGATATCGATGTCAACATCATCGGGACACCGCACTCTTCAGACACATTAGACCGATTAGAAGAATCCGGCGCTACCACGAACATAGACGACAACCACAATCGTTCATCTT from Halanaeroarchaeum sulfurireducens harbors:
- a CDS encoding TrmB family transcriptional regulator produces the protein MEQLGDELGRLGWGKYESTCYHALVKFGEMKASQVAARIDAQPAKVYQPLNSLHEQGYVKVRGENPKRYVAQNPRHVIEKERERFEAESDEILESLEEAWEVQIERGPDADDSAWVLSGQDGMNTELRNLIEDAEDSIIGFDTRLAWATRDVIEAIEEALENDIDVNIIGTPHSSDTLDRLEESGATTNIDDNHNRSSYYVVDEKRVLLNIGTQDATLSFEDSDVARIMVDDFQTYAHEEVEAQT
- a CDS encoding type II toxin-antitoxin system antitoxin SocA domain-containing protein; its protein translation is MAPSASEDPPLELDSDDKQELKEIVVEFLSRYEGLYEKRIQKLIFYGEIATAIKTGQRLTDADFMPYDYGPYSRAITNVLDELVEEGRISIREDGQYATTLSGGNISPKKTYLIGKIHSETKRMSTDELVDRAKNTWLWKNYEYGEDMDFAEYIDEVIMSPNERDMAREPERDPVEDADMERLLS